One segment of Littorina saxatilis isolate snail1 unplaced genomic scaffold, US_GU_Lsax_2.0 scaffold_367, whole genome shotgun sequence DNA contains the following:
- the LOC138954490 gene encoding transcription intermediary factor 1-beta-like produces MAAASTNSSSELPECPVCHDGYKEPKILPCTHLACKKCVVSWLQKAGVNGGCPLCRAPILPLTSRGQRDLDTLVNDLPTDLATMALVDSHKVLSGQHVCMLCNNNSAATSFCLQCDVKICKACINVHNNIPSTRKHVIEDLNKLSPQRLAQINRATCNVHDDRPAEVYCSTHQELICMLCATTNHRSCAEVKAIPDVATEKRRELEQQAQRLRDRATALATEIQEVTDTFKVMRKKANDTFDDLEQCLKKRRQEVNKLIQAEEDAAMTSLAELEKWRAALALNAASVGNVVLSASGGSLLGMMKGLTSRLDDLESQTGTTRKMEVKDLTLDLQKLDQLRADIASLGQMTKPATTPTTLQQPTQPSPATSTATSATTARTADKPRKAALAKVLRVGDRVKPGPNWLPHLQGSLDKKGTVTAIPSRLAVQWGDDPQGRVDVQWDGGDEECCWMGRDGRYELDLL; encoded by the exons ATGGCCGCCGCTTCAACCAACAGTAGCAGTGAGCTGCCAGAATGCCCTGTCTGCCATGACGGCTATAAAGAGCCAAAGATACTGCCGTGTACACACCTAGCGTGCAAAAAGTGCGTCGTGTCGTGGCTGCAGAAGGCAGGGGTCAATGGAGGCTGTCCGCTGTGCAGGGCCCCCATCCTGCCCCTCACCAGCCGAGGTCAGCGTGACCTTGACACCTTGGTCAATGACCTGCCCACTGACCTGGCCACCATGGCTCTAGTGGACAGTCACAAAGTGCTCAGCGGTCAGCATGTCTGTATGCTGTGTAATAACAACTCTGCTGCCACGTCATTCTGCTTGCAGTGTGACGTCAAAATCTGCAAGGCTTGCATCAATGTTCACAATAACATACCCTCAACCAGGAAACACGTCATTGAAGACTTAAACAAACTCAGCCCGCAGCGGTTGGCTCAGATAAACCGCGCAACTTGTAACGTGCACGATGATAGGCCGGCTGAGGTGTATTGCTCCACCCACCAGGAGCTCATTTGCATGTTGTGTGCGACAACCAATCACCGCAGCTGTGCAGAGGTGAAGGCCATCCCAGACGTGGCgacagagaagagaagagaactgGAACAACAGGCACAGAGACTGAGGGACAGAGCGACAGCATTGGCAACGGAG ATCCAAGAGGTTACGGACACTTTCAAGGTCATGCGTAAAAAGGCCAATGACACGTTCGACGACCTTGAGCAGTGCTTGAAGAAGCGACGTCAGGAGGTCAACAAGCTAATACAGGCTGAGGAAGACGCCGCCATGACGTCACTGGCGGAGCTTGAGAAATGGCGGGCGGCCTTAGCACTGAACGCAGCCAGCGTAGGAAATGTGGTGCTGTCAGCGTCTGGAGGGTCTCTGCTGGGGATGATGAAAGGTCTGACGTCACGCCTCGACGACCTGGAGTCACAGACCGGAACGACACGCAAGATGGAGGTCAAAGACTTGACCTTGGACCTCCAGAAACTGGATCAGTTGAGGGCTGACATTGCCTCTCTGG GTCAGATGACAAAGCCCGCCACAACACCGACAACCTTACAGCAGCCTACACAGCCATCACCAGCCACATCTACTGCGACATCAGCGACAACAGCACGGACTGCAGACAAACCCAGAAAGGCGGCGCTGGCCAAAGTACTGAGAGTAGGGGACCGGGTCAAACCGGGACCGAACTGGTTACCTCATCTCCAAGGCTCTCTG gACAAGAAAGGCACAGTGACGGCCATCCCGTCAAGACTAGCAGTACAGTGGGGCGATGATCCACAAGGCAGGGTGGACGTGCAGTGGGATGGTGGAGATGAAGAGTGTTGCTGGATGGGACGTGATGGCCGGTATGAGCTGGACCTGCTGTGA